In the genome of Candidatus Eremiobacterota bacterium, one region contains:
- the mqnC gene encoding dehypoxanthine futalosine cyclase codes for MSLTEVLDRAAGGGRISFDEGVRLYREAPLHELGAAAHARRTALYPGDDVTYVIDTTINYTNVCNVHCTFCAFFRPEHHREGYTMSHDTVLERVRYAADQGATQIMIQGGVNPELRIEWFEQLFRRVAAEFPRVDIHSLSVSEISGLAKIENLPVREVLVRLKAAGMKSLPGAGAEILVERVRKRISARKIVPDGWIGVMREAQRLGMPTTATMMFGSIETDEERVAHLQVIRDLQDETHGFTAFIPWYYVPYKTPLRGREASGLEYLRVLATSRLFLDNVPHLQASWLTPGLKLGQLALFYGCDDMGGTIIEEQVVHDAGSTNEATRAQLEQIIRGAGYNPVVRDTYWNLRDDVALATA; via the coding sequence ATGTCGCTCACTGAGGTGTTGGACCGCGCCGCCGGCGGCGGGCGGATCAGCTTCGACGAAGGCGTCCGCCTTTATCGCGAAGCGCCGCTGCACGAGCTCGGCGCCGCCGCGCACGCGCGCCGCACCGCGCTCTACCCGGGCGACGACGTCACCTACGTGATCGACACGACGATCAACTACACCAACGTCTGCAACGTGCATTGCACGTTCTGCGCGTTCTTCCGCCCCGAGCACCACCGCGAAGGCTACACGATGTCGCACGACACGGTGCTGGAGCGCGTGCGCTATGCCGCCGACCAGGGCGCGACGCAGATCATGATTCAGGGCGGGGTCAATCCCGAGCTGCGGATCGAGTGGTTCGAGCAGCTCTTCCGGCGCGTCGCGGCGGAGTTTCCGCGCGTCGACATCCACTCGCTCTCGGTCTCCGAGATCTCGGGCCTGGCGAAAATCGAGAACCTGCCGGTGCGCGAAGTGCTCGTGCGGCTGAAGGCGGCGGGGATGAAGTCGCTGCCCGGCGCGGGCGCGGAGATTCTCGTCGAGCGCGTGCGCAAGCGGATCAGCGCGCGCAAGATCGTTCCCGACGGCTGGATCGGGGTGATGCGCGAGGCGCAGCGGCTCGGGATGCCGACGACGGCGACGATGATGTTCGGCTCGATCGAGACCGACGAAGAGCGCGTTGCGCACCTGCAGGTGATTCGCGACCTGCAGGACGAGACGCACGGCTTCACCGCGTTCATCCCGTGGTACTACGTGCCGTACAAGACGCCGCTGCGCGGCCGCGAGGCGAGCGGGCTGGAATATCTCCGCGTGCTCGCGACGTCGCGGCTGTTCCTCGACAACGTCCCGCACCTGCAGGCGTCGTGGCTCACGCCGGGGCTGAAGCTCGGCCAGCTCGCGCTGTTCTACGGCTGCGACGACATGGGCGGCACGATCATCGAGGAGCAGGTCGTCCACGACGCCGGCTCGACCAACGAAGCCACGCGCGCGCAGCTCGAACAGATCATTCGCGGCGCCGGCTACAACCCGGTCGTCCGCGACACGTACTGGAACCTGCGCGACGACGTCGCGCTCGCGACGGCCTGA
- a CDS encoding GNAT family N-acetyltransferase, protein MKIEPVSPQRYTEWREHFGRYREALGDPVDAAAAAVVWSWLLARTHGVEGLLAIDEAGRLAGFTHFRPFPRTMHGNEACFLDDLWVDEPQRGNGLAEMLIDAVCALARERGWTEVRWVAEEHNARARRVYERVATDGRLITYRIRFGA, encoded by the coding sequence ATGAAGATCGAGCCGGTCTCGCCGCAGCGGTACACGGAATGGCGCGAGCACTTCGGGCGCTACCGTGAAGCGCTCGGCGATCCGGTCGACGCCGCCGCCGCGGCGGTCGTATGGTCGTGGCTGCTCGCGCGCACGCACGGCGTCGAAGGGCTGCTCGCGATCGACGAGGCCGGCCGGCTCGCCGGGTTCACGCACTTCCGGCCGTTCCCGCGAACGATGCACGGCAACGAAGCGTGCTTCCTGGACGACTTGTGGGTCGACGAACCGCAGCGCGGCAACGGGCTCGCCGAAATGCTCATCGACGCCGTCTGCGCGCTCGCGCGCGAGCGCGGGTGGACCGAGGTGCGGTGGGTAGCCGAAGAGCACAACGCGCGGGCGCGCCGCGTCTACGAGCGCGTCGCAACAGACGGCCGGCTGATCACCTACCGAATTCGTTTCGGCGCTTGA
- a CDS encoding menaquinone biosynthesis protein, producing the protein MSRLRYGRISYVNVAPVEAAFDAGAVTRDVEVVDAVPSRLNAAMSAGEIDAGAISAVHYLANRDRFAPLADLCIAADGPVRTVLFVSPTPPALLGEARVAVTSHSASGRALLAALLDGFPDVRPRYDVVDDALAAARAGTPALVIGDEALVARAELPPARIHDLGEAWRAWTGLPFVFAVWAVRREALAQRADEVAALTDALVAARAWGEANRAKVIEAAVARKPYHRALYEDYFTRLTYRLDERAAQGLERFATLRTAQAVRHAQDDGHVAH; encoded by the coding sequence TTGTCTAGGCTGAGGTACGGGCGGATCTCGTACGTCAACGTCGCGCCCGTCGAGGCGGCGTTCGACGCGGGCGCCGTCACGCGCGACGTCGAGGTGGTCGACGCGGTTCCGTCGCGGCTCAACGCGGCGATGTCGGCGGGGGAGATCGACGCCGGCGCGATCAGCGCGGTCCACTACCTGGCGAACCGCGACCGGTTCGCGCCGCTTGCCGACTTGTGCATCGCCGCCGACGGCCCGGTGCGCACGGTGCTGTTCGTCTCGCCGACGCCGCCGGCGCTCCTCGGCGAGGCGCGGGTCGCGGTGACCTCGCATTCGGCGTCCGGCCGCGCGCTGCTCGCCGCGCTGCTGGACGGTTTCCCCGACGTGCGCCCGCGTTACGACGTCGTCGACGACGCGCTGGCGGCGGCGCGCGCTGGAACGCCGGCGCTGGTGATCGGCGACGAAGCGCTGGTCGCGCGGGCCGAGCTGCCGCCGGCGCGGATTCACGACTTGGGCGAAGCGTGGCGCGCGTGGACCGGCTTGCCGTTCGTCTTCGCGGTGTGGGCGGTGCGGCGCGAGGCGCTCGCGCAGCGCGCGGACGAGGTCGCCGCGCTGACCGACGCGCTCGTCGCCGCCCGCGCCTGGGGCGAAGCGAACCGCGCGAAGGTGATCGAGGCGGCGGTCGCGCGCAAGCCGTACCACCGCGCGCTCTACGAAGACTACTTCACGCGGCTGACCTATCGGCTCGACGAGCGCGCGGCCCAGGGGCTCGAGCGCTTCGCGACGCTCCGCACGGCGCAAGCCGTTCGACACGCTCAGGACGACGGGCATGTCGCTCACTGA
- a CDS encoding RES family NAD+ phosphorylase, whose product MKLQHVRRGGRYYRVCGRHWADPSDTSFSRQRGGRWNPPDRPGRPGFGALYLNASMDVARGNARRYAYDAFGLELEDLREEALPDLQHYDVAECEVVDAVTPAAISALGLTPSYPTGIPHPPCQAIAEQAYADGERGIAVLSATSTRGEELVIFDREVTALTTKTIREPFGRWFYLKT is encoded by the coding sequence TTGAAACTCCAGCACGTCCGTCGCGGCGGGCGATATTACCGCGTGTGCGGTCGGCATTGGGCCGATCCGTCCGACACCTCGTTCTCGCGGCAGCGTGGCGGCCGCTGGAATCCGCCCGACCGACCGGGTCGGCCTGGTTTCGGCGCACTGTACCTCAATGCTTCAATGGATGTCGCGCGCGGAAATGCCCGGCGCTACGCTTACGATGCGTTTGGGCTCGAGCTCGAAGATCTACGCGAAGAAGCACTTCCCGATCTCCAGCATTACGATGTCGCGGAATGCGAGGTGGTCGATGCGGTGACACCGGCAGCCATAAGTGCGCTCGGTCTCACGCCGTCGTATCCGACAGGCATCCCGCACCCGCCGTGCCAGGCCATTGCCGAGCAGGCCTATGCCGATGGTGAGCGCGGGATAGCCGTGCTCTCCGCAACCTCAACCCGAGGCGAAGAGCTGGTCATCTTCGATCGCGAGGTGACCGCGCTAACCACCAAGACGATCCGCGAGCCGTTCGGGCGCTGGTTCTATCTCAAGACGTAA
- a CDS encoding CofH family radical SAM protein, translating into MPTVSDPNLLRIEAKISEGISLDRDDGVALFRTRDLHTLGRLAKAAKERKSGNNVYYVLNRYINSTKVCYANCTFCSFARAEKDPDKVRMSADEVVAKALETGTNFNQIHIVGGHDPRQLTLDYWLPLMRRFKALLPHVQLSLFTAAEIDYLARRHRLSYDEICAQLAAAGLDNVNGGGAEVFSERFRKEVCPNKVDAAHWLEIHETLHRHGVASNATMLYGTIETLEERVEHLILLRESQRRSPGYNAFIPLAFHPDGNALSHHGWTSGLDDIRMFAVSRLMLDNFDHVKAYWMIQGLKICQLALQFGADDMDGTHGSTDEELIYHSAGTRSGQYVDDREFRRLIEEAGYVPVRRNSTYETFPHEWKPEETLVEVV; encoded by the coding sequence GTGCCGACCGTCTCCGACCCCAACTTGCTCCGAATCGAGGCGAAGATCAGCGAGGGAATCTCGCTCGACCGCGACGACGGCGTGGCGCTGTTCCGCACGCGCGACCTGCACACGCTGGGGCGGCTGGCGAAGGCGGCCAAAGAGCGCAAGAGCGGCAACAACGTCTACTACGTTTTGAACCGCTACATCAACTCGACGAAGGTCTGCTACGCGAACTGCACCTTTTGCTCGTTCGCGCGCGCCGAAAAGGACCCCGACAAGGTCCGCATGTCGGCCGACGAGGTCGTCGCCAAGGCGCTGGAGACGGGGACCAACTTCAACCAGATTCATATCGTCGGCGGGCACGACCCGCGCCAGCTCACGCTCGACTACTGGCTCCCGCTGATGCGGCGCTTCAAGGCGCTGCTGCCGCACGTGCAGCTCTCGCTCTTCACCGCGGCCGAGATCGACTACCTCGCGCGGCGCCACCGCCTCTCGTACGACGAGATCTGCGCGCAGCTTGCCGCGGCCGGGCTGGACAACGTCAACGGCGGCGGTGCCGAGGTCTTCAGCGAGCGCTTTCGCAAGGAAGTCTGCCCGAACAAGGTCGACGCCGCGCACTGGCTGGAAATCCACGAGACGCTGCACCGGCATGGCGTTGCCTCGAACGCGACGATGCTGTACGGGACGATCGAGACGCTCGAGGAGCGCGTCGAGCACTTGATCCTGCTGCGCGAGTCGCAGCGGCGTTCGCCGGGCTACAACGCGTTCATCCCGCTGGCGTTTCATCCCGACGGGAACGCGCTCTCGCACCACGGCTGGACCTCGGGGCTCGACGACATTCGCATGTTCGCGGTCTCGCGGCTGATGCTCGACAACTTCGACCACGTCAAAGCGTACTGGATGATCCAGGGGCTGAAGATCTGTCAGCTCGCGCTTCAGTTCGGCGCCGACGACATGGACGGAACGCACGGCTCGACCGACGAGGAGCTGATCTACCACAGCGCCGGAACGCGCTCGGGCCAGTACGTCGACGACCGCGAGTTCCGCCGCTTGATCGAAGAAGCCGGGTACGTCCCGGTGCGGCGCAACTCCACCTACGAGACGTTTCCGCACGAGTGGAAACCGGAAGAAACGTTGGTCGAGGTTGTCTAG
- a CDS encoding aspartyl protease family protein — MSAAALVLAALPPLPAGALTNDAAAIVAKHEAYVGHPPGLVLTYRYLRATATPAASKDQSGDASSAPSLTTFRRGAVYHRLGDLTGNSVENGFTGRAFWASNENGYTVVEYEDAARNRLTRNLVTGDLLTDVPATARGSQTVDGVAADVVRIMPASGVPADIAFDHATGAYVQVAYDPDNGYGRSVVHYDGYTEIAPGVRVPSGYHSSDYGAWKLAEHAVREVTNDDLRGPVPTAKWNFVSTDAVPIDLVEHQTPYAFLPRGQAVELRATIQGHTGRFLLDSGASGIILYRPYADALKLTMLGRTGFTGVNGVGVAAQSARVPSIELGKNSLTNVVVTVAPALPPDAANPQNNPVDGILGYDFLAGALVDVDTANRTIRILDPNVMEPTVGKGAYAFTVNLATRQPEVVLRVNNVTTRAIFDTGNDFLAVLSDDLKTSGRLVALNDVLNAGGGQTADYQINFMGVDGPSNIPARCSRLNEIIVGPYHYQNVETCFGPAKVFGRDGGLIGFDFLRHFNWTFDYAESKLVLTPNGK, encoded by the coding sequence ATGTCCGCCGCTGCTTTGGTGCTCGCGGCCCTTCCGCCGCTCCCCGCCGGCGCGCTCACCAACGACGCCGCCGCGATCGTCGCCAAGCATGAAGCGTATGTCGGCCACCCGCCCGGGCTCGTGCTGACGTATCGCTACCTCCGCGCGACCGCGACGCCTGCCGCAAGCAAGGATCAGTCCGGCGATGCGTCCTCCGCGCCGTCGCTGACGACGTTCCGGCGCGGCGCCGTGTACCATCGCCTCGGCGACCTGACAGGCAACAGCGTGGAAAACGGCTTCACCGGGCGCGCCTTCTGGGCTTCGAACGAGAACGGCTACACGGTCGTCGAGTACGAGGACGCAGCCCGCAACCGCTTGACGAGAAACCTCGTCACCGGCGATCTGCTGACCGACGTTCCGGCGACCGCGCGCGGCTCGCAGACGGTCGACGGCGTCGCCGCCGACGTCGTGCGCATCATGCCGGCTTCGGGCGTTCCGGCCGACATCGCGTTCGACCACGCGACCGGCGCGTACGTGCAGGTCGCCTACGACCCCGACAACGGCTACGGCCGCTCCGTCGTGCACTACGACGGGTACACCGAGATCGCGCCCGGCGTGCGCGTCCCGAGCGGCTACCACAGCAGCGACTACGGCGCCTGGAAGCTCGCCGAGCACGCCGTGCGTGAGGTGACGAACGACGATCTGCGCGGTCCCGTGCCCACGGCGAAGTGGAACTTCGTCTCGACCGACGCCGTTCCGATCGACCTCGTCGAGCACCAGACGCCGTACGCGTTCCTGCCGCGCGGTCAGGCGGTCGAGCTCCGCGCGACGATCCAAGGCCACACCGGACGGTTTCTGCTCGACTCGGGTGCGTCGGGAATCATTCTGTACCGGCCCTACGCCGACGCGCTCAAGCTCACGATGCTCGGCCGCACCGGCTTCACCGGCGTGAACGGCGTCGGCGTCGCCGCGCAGTCCGCGCGCGTGCCGTCGATCGAGCTCGGCAAGAACAGCCTCACCAACGTCGTCGTCACCGTCGCGCCGGCGCTGCCACCTGACGCTGCGAACCCGCAGAATAACCCGGTCGACGGCATTCTCGGATACGACTTCCTGGCCGGCGCGCTCGTCGACGTCGACACCGCGAACCGCACGATTCGCATCCTCGATCCGAACGTGATGGAGCCGACGGTCGGTAAGGGCGCCTATGCGTTCACCGTCAACCTCGCTACGCGCCAGCCCGAGGTCGTGCTGCGGGTGAACAACGTCACGACGCGCGCGATCTTCGACACGGGCAACGATTTCCTCGCCGTGCTCAGCGACGACTTGAAGACGAGCGGCCGGCTTGTCGCGCTCAACGACGTGCTCAACGCCGGCGGCGGACAGACGGCGGACTATCAGATCAACTTCATGGGCGTCGACGGCCCGAGCAACATCCCGGCGCGGTGCTCGCGGCTCAACGAGATCATCGTCGGACCGTACCACTACCAAAACGTCGAGACGTGCTTCGGCCCGGCCAAAGTGTTCGGGCGCGACGGCGGGCTGATCGGGTTCGACTTCCTGCGGCACTTCAACTGGACGTTCGACTACGCCGAGTCGAAGCTGGTCCTCACGCCGAACGGGAAGTAA